One part of the Sorangiineae bacterium MSr11954 genome encodes these proteins:
- a CDS encoding SDR family NAD(P)-dependent oxidoreductase: MSLPSHPRTVVTGGGSGLGRAFCIELAKRGARILIADVRRETAEETVHLARDAGAADAVAVTIDVSKPGDIEKLAADADARFGGTDLLINNAGVATAGPMGTIPLADWEWIVGINLWGVVYGCHYFVPRMKEQGSGHIINIASAAGLLSAPEMGPYNVTKAGVVALSETLYPELAPFGIGVTAVCPMFFKTGIVANARVQSEKERVLGQRLLERSKLDANDVARNALDAADRKQLYAVPMADGRWLWRLKRTSPESYARVSTGLVNKVRKYFERG, encoded by the coding sequence ATGAGTCTTCCCTCACATCCTCGAACGGTCGTCACGGGCGGGGGCAGCGGCCTCGGTCGCGCCTTTTGCATCGAGCTCGCCAAGCGCGGCGCGCGCATCCTCATCGCCGACGTGCGTCGGGAAACGGCAGAAGAAACCGTGCATCTTGCACGCGATGCCGGCGCCGCAGACGCGGTGGCCGTGACCATCGACGTTTCGAAGCCGGGGGACATCGAGAAGCTCGCGGCCGACGCCGACGCGCGCTTCGGCGGCACGGATCTCTTGATCAACAACGCGGGCGTGGCCACCGCGGGCCCCATGGGCACCATCCCCCTCGCCGACTGGGAGTGGATCGTCGGCATCAACCTGTGGGGCGTCGTCTACGGCTGCCATTACTTCGTGCCGCGCATGAAGGAGCAGGGCTCGGGGCACATCATCAACATCGCCTCCGCCGCGGGCCTCCTCTCCGCGCCCGAGATGGGCCCGTACAACGTGACCAAGGCCGGCGTGGTGGCGCTCTCCGAGACGCTCTACCCCGAGCTCGCGCCCTTTGGCATCGGCGTCACCGCCGTGTGCCCCATGTTCTTCAAGACCGGCATCGTGGCGAACGCGCGCGTCCAAAGCGAAAAAGAGCGCGTCCTCGGCCAGCGCCTGCTCGAGCGCTCCAAGCTCGACGCGAACGACGTCGCCCGCAACGCGCTCGACGCCGCCGACCGAAAGCAACTCTACGCGGTCCCCATGGCCGACGGCCGCTGGCTCTGGCGCTTGAAGCGCACCTCGCCCGAGTCCTATGCGCGCGTCTCGACGGGGCTGGTCAACAAGGTGCGCAAGTACTTCGAGCGCGGCTGA
- a CDS encoding TetR/AcrR family transcriptional regulator, whose protein sequence is MKSLPSRAPKPKKRAAKKPRARERLHVDERRGQLLAAALTAFSEQPYDEVSLDDIAATVGISRPLIFHYFPTKRDFYVATMQTAASDFLASTMETPGRTPFERLELGLDAHFHYVEGHAKGYSALLRGGIGSDPEILGIVELTRSHILQRIRVELPEEIRDDPRLRAALRGWIGFMEAISLDWIDHRDLARAELKALALQALAALLGEHASNMLAT, encoded by the coding sequence ATGAAATCGCTCCCGTCCCGCGCTCCAAAGCCCAAAAAACGTGCGGCAAAGAAGCCGCGGGCGCGGGAGCGCCTCCATGTCGACGAGCGCCGCGGGCAGCTGCTCGCCGCGGCCCTCACGGCCTTCTCGGAGCAACCTTACGACGAGGTGTCGCTCGACGACATCGCCGCCACCGTAGGCATTTCGCGCCCGCTCATCTTTCACTACTTCCCCACCAAGCGCGACTTCTATGTCGCGACCATGCAAACGGCGGCCTCCGACTTTCTGGCGAGCACCATGGAGACCCCGGGCCGAACCCCGTTCGAGCGGCTGGAGCTCGGCCTCGATGCGCACTTCCACTATGTCGAGGGCCACGCCAAGGGCTACTCCGCGCTCTTGCGCGGCGGCATCGGCAGCGATCCGGAGATCCTCGGCATCGTGGAGCTCACCCGGTCGCACATTCTCCAGCGCATTCGCGTGGAGCTGCCCGAGGAGATCCGCGACGATCCGCGGCTGCGCGCGGCCCTGCGCGGCTGGATTGGCTTCATGGAGGCCATCTCGCTCGACTGGATCGATCACCGCGATCTCGCGCGCGCGGAGCTCAAGGCGCTGGCGCTGCAAGCGCTCGCCGCCCTCCTCGGCGAGCACGCGTCGAACATGTTGGCGACGTAG
- a CDS encoding NAD(P)/FAD-dependent oxidoreductase, giving the protein MGQHVTGRPSIAIVGSGFSGLCMAIKLKEAGIDDFVVLERAPDVGGTWRDNTYPGCACDVPSHLYSFSFEPYAGWTRVFAQQPEIQAYVQRCFDKYDVRRHVVLNAEVDGAEFDGQGWRVRLRDGRVFESNVLVSAAGALSNPAYPNIPGRESFKGEQFHSSVWNHDYDLTGKRVAVIGTGASTIQFLPEIQPKVGKLVLFQRTPPWILPRPDRAFGALELEAFAKIPGLAWLYRQSIYWKYECRALGFTVHPSIMKAAALMGRRHIRRSIKDPKLREMVTPKFMPGCKRILMSNDYYQALEKPNVEVVPGAIAAVNERAVVTKDGQSFDVDAIIYGTGFAVHEQVWPVAIYGRNGVSLETVWKDGPEAYLGTTIAGFPNLFVLTGPNTGLGHNSMLYMIESQVHYIMECIKLMRERSVTFVDVREPLQKSYNERLQNRLKKSVWSSGCASWYLDKNGKNTTLWPSFTFAFRARTRRFKPADYELGKVKVRAVRPAPEPQPVLNGRPAL; this is encoded by the coding sequence ATGGGTCAGCACGTCACTGGGCGCCCCTCGATTGCCATCGTCGGCAGCGGTTTTTCGGGGCTTTGCATGGCCATCAAGCTGAAGGAGGCGGGCATCGACGACTTCGTCGTCCTCGAGCGCGCCCCCGACGTGGGCGGCACCTGGCGCGACAACACGTACCCGGGCTGCGCGTGCGACGTTCCATCGCATTTGTATTCGTTCTCCTTCGAGCCCTACGCGGGCTGGACGCGCGTGTTTGCGCAGCAGCCCGAGATTCAAGCGTACGTCCAGCGGTGCTTCGACAAATACGACGTGCGCCGCCACGTGGTCTTGAACGCGGAGGTGGACGGCGCGGAGTTCGACGGCCAGGGGTGGCGCGTGCGCCTGCGCGATGGCCGCGTGTTCGAGAGCAACGTGCTGGTCTCGGCCGCCGGTGCGCTCAGCAACCCCGCCTATCCGAACATCCCGGGCCGCGAGAGCTTTAAGGGCGAGCAATTTCACTCGTCCGTTTGGAATCACGACTACGATTTGACGGGCAAGCGGGTGGCGGTCATCGGCACCGGCGCCAGCACCATCCAGTTCTTGCCGGAGATTCAGCCCAAGGTCGGCAAGCTCGTCCTCTTTCAGCGCACCCCGCCCTGGATCCTGCCGCGGCCCGATCGGGCCTTCGGGGCCCTGGAGCTCGAGGCGTTCGCGAAGATCCCGGGCCTGGCGTGGCTCTATCGCCAGTCGATCTACTGGAAGTACGAGTGCCGCGCGCTCGGCTTCACCGTTCACCCGAGCATCATGAAGGCCGCGGCCCTCATGGGGCGGCGCCATATCCGAAGGAGCATCAAGGACCCCAAGCTGCGCGAGATGGTCACGCCGAAGTTCATGCCCGGCTGCAAGCGCATTTTGATGTCCAACGACTATTACCAGGCGCTGGAGAAGCCCAATGTCGAGGTGGTGCCGGGCGCCATCGCCGCGGTGAACGAGCGCGCGGTGGTGACCAAGGACGGCCAGAGCTTCGACGTCGACGCCATCATCTACGGAACGGGCTTCGCCGTTCACGAGCAAGTTTGGCCGGTCGCCATCTACGGGCGCAACGGCGTGAGCCTCGAGACGGTGTGGAAAGACGGCCCCGAGGCCTACTTGGGCACCACCATCGCCGGGTTTCCCAACCTGTTCGTGCTCACCGGGCCCAACACCGGGCTCGGGCACAACTCGATGCTCTATATGATCGAGTCGCAGGTTCACTATATCATGGAGTGCATCAAGCTGATGCGAGAGCGCTCCGTGACCTTCGTCGACGTACGCGAACCACTTCAAAAGAGCTACAACGAGCGCCTCCAGAATCGGCTCAAAAAATCGGTCTGGAGCTCCGGATGCGCCAGTTGGTACCTCGACAAAAACGGAAAAAACACGACACTTTGGCCCAGCTTCACCTTCGCGTTCCGAGCCCGCACCCGGCGCTTCAAGCCGGCCGACTACGAGCTGGGCAAGGTGAAGGTGCGCGCCGTGCGCCCGGCGCCGGAGCCGCAGCCGGTCCTCAACGGCCGCCCCGCGCTCTAA
- a CDS encoding shewanella-like protein phosphatase gives MREPESAPETKAASKTPPAASASAPSIPPLSERLSRPAPERLVAIGDLHGDLEKTRRVLRLAGAIDANDAWIGGKLMVVQTGDEIDRGDDDRRILDLIEKLKGDAKKAGGELIALVGNHELMNVGFDFRYVTPGAFKAFTDITASDPNTAAFLAQLDPSARGRAAAFAPGGRYATLLAERPLMIKVGDSIFVHGGILPKHASYGLDRMNDEVRAWLTGKKEKPPQVVVAEDGPVWSRAFSIPGEEKCALLDESLRALGAKRMVMGHTVQKGGVTDACDRKAWRIDVGLSHYYDGPVQALEIKGDTLTPLKESG, from the coding sequence GTGCGCGAGCCGGAGAGCGCGCCCGAGACCAAGGCCGCATCGAAGACGCCGCCCGCTGCATCCGCGTCCGCACCCTCGATCCCGCCGCTGTCGGAGCGCCTTTCGCGCCCCGCGCCCGAGCGGCTCGTGGCCATCGGCGATCTGCACGGCGATCTGGAGAAGACGCGGCGCGTGCTTCGGCTGGCCGGCGCCATCGACGCCAACGACGCGTGGATCGGCGGAAAGCTCATGGTGGTTCAAACCGGCGACGAGATCGATCGCGGCGACGACGATCGCCGGATCCTCGACCTGATCGAGAAGCTCAAAGGCGACGCCAAAAAGGCGGGCGGCGAGCTCATCGCGCTGGTGGGCAACCACGAGCTGATGAATGTCGGGTTCGACTTCCGCTATGTCACACCCGGCGCGTTCAAGGCATTCACCGACATCACCGCCAGCGATCCCAACACGGCCGCCTTTCTCGCGCAGCTCGATCCGAGCGCGCGCGGTCGCGCCGCCGCCTTCGCCCCCGGCGGTCGCTACGCCACCCTGCTCGCCGAGAGGCCGTTGATGATCAAGGTGGGCGACAGCATCTTCGTGCACGGCGGGATCCTGCCGAAGCACGCGAGCTACGGGCTCGATCGCATGAACGACGAGGTCCGCGCCTGGCTCACGGGCAAAAAGGAGAAGCCCCCGCAGGTGGTGGTGGCCGAAGATGGCCCCGTGTGGTCGCGCGCCTTCTCCATCCCCGGCGAAGAGAAGTGCGCCCTCTTGGACGAATCCCTCCGAGCCCTCGGCGCCAAGCGCATGGTCATGGGGCACACCGTGCAAAAAGGTGGTGTCACCGACGCATGCGACCGGAAGGCTTGGCGCATCGACGTAGGCTTATCGCATTATTACGACGGCCCCGTGCAGGCCCTCGAGATCAAAGGCGATACGCTGACCCCACTCAAAGAATCGGGTTAA
- a CDS encoding helix-turn-helix domain-containing protein, whose protein sequence is MAEAHPLELRARVVEAYEAGDGSYAVIAARFRIGEASVKRWVRRGRRGVPLGADPKRGGTPSPIGQGDVDALVAKLRDATANEITAEFNRLRPRGARVHVSSMKRALHRYGYVIKKNADGRWSVSDPTS, encoded by the coding sequence ATGGCGGAAGCGCACCCTCTTGAATTGAGAGCCAGGGTCGTCGAGGCGTACGAAGCTGGCGACGGAAGCTATGCGGTAATTGCCGCTCGATTTCGTATCGGTGAGGCGAGCGTCAAGCGGTGGGTTCGTCGAGGGCGTCGTGGCGTGCCGCTCGGCGCCGACCCGAAGCGAGGCGGAACGCCGTCCCCGATCGGCCAGGGCGACGTTGATGCGCTTGTTGCGAAGCTGCGCGATGCGACCGCTAACGAGATTACGGCGGAGTTCAATCGGCTTCGCCCGCGGGGCGCGCGAGTTCATGTGTCCAGCATGAAGCGCGCGCTGCATCGGTATGGGTACGTCATCAAAAAAAACGCCGACGGCCGTTGGAGTGTCAGCGACCCGACGTCATAG
- a CDS encoding transposase: MEKLVFLDESGLNLAMSRSHAWVKRGREFIDRIPMNWGTNLTLLGAMRLSGWVVLSTMFKTANRPRFLAWLKRKLLPRLYPGDVLVMDNLPAHRDPRVVAACKARGVRVVYLPPYSPDLNPIESGWALQKQYVRRHAPRHPKALRLIARRARFRVTETHASNWFVHAGYRAPLR; this comes from the coding sequence GTGGAAAAGCTGGTTTTTCTCGACGAATCGGGCCTAAACCTGGCCATGAGTCGGAGCCACGCCTGGGTGAAGCGAGGTCGCGAATTCATCGATCGCATTCCTATGAACTGGGGCACGAACCTCACACTTCTTGGGGCGATGCGCCTATCGGGATGGGTCGTCCTCAGCACGATGTTCAAAACGGCCAACCGTCCCCGCTTCCTGGCTTGGCTGAAACGCAAGCTGCTCCCTCGACTGTACCCCGGAGACGTCCTGGTGATGGACAACCTCCCCGCCCACCGCGACCCGCGTGTCGTAGCCGCCTGCAAGGCGCGCGGCGTTCGTGTCGTCTACTTGCCCCCATACTCGCCCGACCTCAATCCAATTGAATCCGGCTGGGCCCTCCAAAAGCAATACGTGCGACGCCACGCTCCCCGCCACCCCAAAGCGCTTCGGCTCATCGCCAGACGAGCGCGCTTTCGAGTCACCGAGACGCACGCGAGCAACTGGTTCGTTCACGCCGGTTATCGGGCTCCACTCAGGTGA
- a CDS encoding dipeptidase yields MEERAARVHKEAIIVDGHNDIPSVMFATGVDLAARRAPTELPRLHTDLARMKAGGITGEFFSIYVDHRYAEKPTVRGGGSARHALDLIDIVYQQVERHPDALMIATRAEDIRRAKREGKVACLMGVEGGHAIENSLFALRTFHRLGVRYMTLTHTNTNEWADSSGYGGVVVTRHHGLTPFGEKVVREMQRIGMLVDISHVSDETAAAVLKMAKAPVIASHSSARALAPHPRNLSDDLLRALARNGGVAMVNFFSAFLDPKFAEAEERFAQKYKKELAAIGPKYETKPLEAEREMIALREGAAFPVTPLSLLIDHIEHIIQVAGIDHVGLGSDFDGVTALPAGIDGVDSLPKITLELLRRGHSEEDVRKVLGGNFLRAFEAAEAYAKGTNTTLSGDGDTTSIDSVSADAGTR; encoded by the coding sequence TTGGAAGAACGGGCGGCGCGCGTTCACAAAGAGGCCATCATCGTGGACGGGCACAACGACATTCCGTCGGTCATGTTTGCGACCGGGGTCGATCTGGCGGCTCGCCGAGCGCCAACGGAATTACCTCGTTTGCATACCGATTTGGCGCGGATGAAGGCCGGCGGCATCACCGGTGAATTTTTCTCGATTTACGTGGACCATCGCTATGCCGAAAAGCCCACGGTGCGGGGCGGCGGCTCGGCCCGCCATGCGCTGGATCTCATCGACATCGTCTATCAACAGGTGGAGCGCCACCCGGATGCGCTGATGATCGCCACGCGTGCGGAAGACATCCGCCGCGCCAAGCGCGAGGGAAAGGTCGCGTGCCTCATGGGAGTCGAAGGCGGGCATGCCATCGAGAACTCCCTGTTTGCGCTTCGCACGTTTCATCGGCTGGGCGTTCGCTACATGACATTGACGCATACGAATACCAACGAGTGGGCCGACTCCTCGGGCTACGGGGGCGTGGTGGTCACCCGGCACCATGGATTGACCCCCTTCGGCGAAAAGGTGGTGCGCGAAATGCAGCGCATCGGCATGCTGGTCGATATCTCCCATGTGTCGGACGAGACGGCCGCCGCCGTGTTGAAGATGGCCAAGGCGCCCGTGATCGCATCGCACTCGTCGGCGCGCGCCCTCGCGCCGCACCCGCGAAACCTGAGCGACGATCTGCTGAGGGCGCTGGCGCGAAATGGTGGCGTGGCCATGGTCAACTTCTTTTCGGCCTTTCTCGATCCCAAGTTCGCCGAGGCCGAAGAGCGCTTTGCGCAGAAGTACAAAAAGGAGCTCGCCGCGATCGGCCCAAAGTACGAGACCAAGCCGCTCGAGGCCGAACGCGAAATGATCGCGCTCCGGGAGGGTGCCGCATTTCCCGTCACACCGCTGTCGCTCTTGATCGATCACATCGAGCACATCATTCAGGTGGCGGGGATCGATCACGTCGGCCTCGGCTCGGACTTCGATGGGGTCACGGCGCTCCCCGCGGGCATCGATGGCGTCGATAGCCTGCCGAAGATCACCTTGGAGCTGCTCCGCCGCGGGCACAGCGAAGAGGACGTGCGCAAGGTGCTCGGCGGCAATTTTCTACGCGCCTTCGAGGCCGCGGAAGCGTACGCCAAGGGGACGAATACGACCCTCTCGGGCGACGGCGACACCACATCGATCGACTCCGTATCGGCCGACGCCGGTACGCGTTAG
- a CDS encoding 3-deoxy-7-phosphoheptulonate synthase, with product MNDWSPESWKTKAHAQEVKYEDTAALDAAVARLRELPPLVTSWEIEKLKGLLADAQLGKRFLLQGGDCAETVADCRSSVIASKLKILLQMSLVLVHGAHKPVIRVGRFAGQYAKPRSKATETKGDVELPSYFGDLVNRPEFTAQARRADPNLLLSGYQHAALTLNFIRSLSAGGFADVHHPEYWDLSFFKTAGVPEALREQYEQTARRLADALRFMEALGERTVEDLTRVDFFTSHEGLNLPYESAQTRTVPQWAGWYDLSTHFPWIGERTRALDGAHVEFFRGLKNPVGVKIGPQASPDEVVRLVETLNPTDEPGKMALITRMGSARVGTALPPIIEAVKRSGRRVLWISDPMHGNTVQTSSGFKTRNFDHVLHEVEQTFEMHDALGTNLGGVHFELTGEDVTECLGGAAGITEKDLDRNYASVCDPRLNYRQALEMSFRIARWMERRKNGR from the coding sequence ATGAACGATTGGTCCCCCGAGAGTTGGAAGACGAAGGCACACGCGCAGGAGGTGAAATACGAGGACACGGCCGCCCTCGACGCGGCGGTCGCGCGGCTTCGCGAGCTGCCACCGCTCGTCACCTCGTGGGAGATCGAAAAGCTCAAAGGGCTGCTGGCCGACGCCCAGCTCGGAAAGCGCTTTTTGCTCCAGGGCGGCGATTGCGCCGAGACCGTCGCGGACTGCCGCTCCTCGGTCATCGCCAGCAAGCTGAAGATTCTCCTCCAGATGTCGCTGGTGCTCGTGCACGGCGCGCACAAGCCCGTCATCCGCGTGGGGCGCTTCGCCGGGCAGTACGCGAAGCCGCGATCCAAGGCGACGGAGACCAAGGGCGACGTGGAGCTCCCGAGCTACTTCGGGGACTTGGTGAATCGCCCGGAGTTCACGGCCCAAGCGCGGCGCGCCGATCCCAACTTGCTCCTGTCCGGCTACCAGCACGCGGCGCTCACCTTGAATTTCATCCGGTCGCTTTCGGCCGGCGGCTTCGCCGACGTGCACCACCCCGAGTACTGGGATCTCTCGTTCTTCAAGACCGCAGGCGTCCCCGAAGCGCTGCGCGAGCAATACGAGCAGACCGCGCGCCGCCTGGCCGACGCCCTACGCTTCATGGAGGCGCTCGGCGAGCGCACGGTGGAGGATCTCACGCGCGTCGACTTCTTCACCAGCCACGAGGGGCTGAACCTGCCCTACGAATCCGCGCAGACGCGCACGGTGCCGCAGTGGGCCGGTTGGTACGATCTGAGCACGCACTTTCCTTGGATCGGCGAGCGAACGCGCGCGCTCGATGGCGCGCACGTGGAGTTCTTCCGCGGCTTGAAGAACCCGGTGGGCGTCAAGATTGGCCCGCAGGCCTCGCCCGACGAGGTGGTTCGGCTGGTGGAGACCTTGAACCCCACGGACGAGCCGGGAAAAATGGCGCTCATCACGCGCATGGGATCCGCGCGGGTCGGGACGGCGCTTCCTCCGATCATCGAGGCGGTGAAGCGCTCGGGGCGGCGCGTGCTCTGGATCTCGGACCCCATGCACGGCAACACCGTGCAGACATCGTCGGGCTTCAAGACCCGCAATTTCGATCACGTTTTGCACGAGGTGGAGCAGACCTTCGAGATGCACGACGCCCTCGGGACCAACCTGGGCGGCGTGCACTTCGAGCTCACCGGCGAGGACGTGACCGAGTGCCTCGGCGGCGCGGCGGGCATCACCGAAAAAGACTTGGACCGCAACTATGCGAGCGTGTGCGATCCGCGGCTCAACTACCGTCAAGCGCTGGAGATGAGCTTCCGGATCGCGCGCTGGATGGAGCGCCGCAAAAACGGCCGATAG
- a CDS encoding crotonase/enoyl-CoA hydratase family protein — protein MSETNTERKITTERRGHLFLIGLNRPKKMNAFDLDMLRELGDAFGALEQDPSLRVGVIFAHGDNFTGGLDLANVAPAVAEGKIALGDGAIDPWGIHGTKRTKPTVIAVHGRCLTLGIELCLAQDIVVAAADTRFAQIEVKRGIYPFGGATFRLVRTAGWGNAMRWLLTGDEFGAEEAHRIGLVQEVVANGTQLARAVALAETVAAQAPLGVTATLESARRAFEDEAVVRALLPEVQRLMATEDAREGLMSFIERRTATFSGK, from the coding sequence ATGAGCGAGACCAATACCGAACGAAAGATTACGACGGAGCGGCGCGGGCATCTGTTTCTGATTGGGTTGAACCGTCCCAAAAAGATGAATGCCTTCGATCTCGATATGCTGCGCGAGCTGGGCGACGCGTTTGGCGCGCTCGAGCAAGATCCCAGCCTTCGGGTGGGCGTGATCTTCGCCCACGGGGACAACTTCACGGGCGGGCTCGATCTTGCGAATGTGGCGCCGGCGGTGGCGGAGGGAAAGATTGCATTGGGCGACGGCGCCATCGATCCATGGGGCATTCATGGGACCAAGCGCACCAAGCCGACGGTGATCGCCGTTCATGGGCGATGTCTGACCTTGGGCATCGAGCTATGCCTGGCGCAGGACATCGTGGTGGCCGCCGCCGATACGCGCTTTGCGCAAATCGAAGTCAAGCGCGGTATTTATCCCTTTGGCGGCGCCACCTTTCGCTTGGTGCGCACGGCGGGGTGGGGCAACGCCATGCGATGGCTGCTCACCGGCGACGAGTTCGGCGCCGAAGAGGCCCACCGCATTGGTTTGGTGCAAGAGGTGGTGGCGAACGGCACCCAGCTCGCGCGCGCCGTTGCCCTGGCCGAGACGGTGGCCGCCCAAGCCCCCCTCGGCGTGACCGCCACCCTCGAATCGGCGCGCCGCGCCTTCGAGGACGAGGCGGTCGTGCGCGCCCTCTTGCCCGAGGTTCAGCGCCTCATGGCCACGGAGGACGCGCGCGAGGGGCTCATGTCCTTCATCGAACGCCGCACCGCGACCTTCAGCGGAAAATAG
- a CDS encoding cellulose binding domain-containing protein, with translation MSKLRLYLFASIVAFAMLAFGGIAPASDILAGVTAAFTKGSDWGSGYGGNYVITNGGSTATTSWTLEFDLPAGHRVASLWDGSYTTSGQHVTVKNLSWNGNIAPGGTAAFGFNISYSGAYSAPSGCRINGASCDGGPTNPDAGPTDAGRPDTGPGVPSAPGTPSVTSANDTSIGLSWTASSGTVSGYRVYEGSTVRATVTSGTATTISSLVACTSHTYAVTAFNDAGESARSGEVTGSTTGCPTGPLPKHFLTGYWHNFVNPAVELRLRDVPNDYDVIAVAFAEATGTAGAVTFAVDSGLSTALGGYTNADFKADVQTLKARGKKVILSVGGEAGNVSVNSSTAATNFANSMRTLIQEFGFDGVDIDLENGLSATFMAQALRSLRSQVGASLIITMAPQTIDMQSTGASYFQLALNIKDILTVVHTQYYNSGSMLGCDQSAAYSQGTVNFLTALACIQLENGLRPDQVALGLPAGPGAAGGGVVAPSVVNNGLDCLARGTNCGSFRPPRTYPGIRGAMTWSINWDVSNGNNFARTVRPHLDTLP, from the coding sequence ATGTCCAAGCTTCGGTTGTATCTCTTCGCATCGATCGTGGCATTCGCCATGCTGGCCTTTGGGGGGATCGCCCCGGCCAGCGACATTTTGGCCGGGGTGACCGCCGCCTTCACCAAAGGATCGGATTGGGGCTCGGGCTACGGAGGCAATTACGTCATTACCAATGGCGGCTCCACCGCCACGACCTCTTGGACCTTGGAGTTCGATCTCCCCGCCGGGCATCGCGTGGCGAGCCTTTGGGATGGCTCCTACACCACCAGCGGCCAACACGTGACGGTGAAGAACCTCTCGTGGAACGGCAACATCGCGCCGGGCGGCACCGCCGCCTTTGGATTCAACATTTCCTACTCGGGCGCATACTCCGCGCCCAGCGGCTGCCGCATCAACGGCGCCTCGTGCGACGGCGGCCCCACGAACCCGGACGCCGGCCCCACCGACGCGGGCAGGCCCGACACGGGACCCGGCGTTCCAAGCGCGCCCGGCACCCCGAGCGTCACCTCGGCCAACGATACGTCGATCGGGCTCTCGTGGACGGCGTCCTCGGGCACCGTCTCGGGCTACCGCGTCTACGAAGGCTCCACCGTGCGCGCGACCGTCACCAGCGGCACCGCCACCACGATTTCCAGCCTCGTAGCCTGCACCTCGCACACGTACGCCGTCACCGCCTTCAACGACGCGGGCGAGTCTGCGCGCAGCGGCGAGGTCACGGGCAGCACCACCGGCTGCCCCACCGGCCCCCTCCCGAAGCATTTCCTCACCGGCTACTGGCACAACTTCGTCAACCCCGCCGTGGAGCTGCGCCTGCGCGACGTGCCGAACGACTACGACGTCATCGCCGTGGCCTTCGCCGAGGCGACCGGCACCGCGGGCGCCGTCACCTTCGCCGTCGACTCCGGGCTATCGACCGCGCTCGGCGGCTACACCAATGCCGACTTCAAGGCCGACGTGCAAACGCTCAAGGCGCGCGGCAAGAAGGTCATCCTCTCGGTGGGCGGCGAGGCCGGCAACGTCTCCGTCAACAGCAGCACGGCCGCGACCAACTTCGCGAACAGCATGCGCACCTTGATCCAGGAGTTCGGCTTCGATGGCGTGGACATCGATTTGGAGAACGGGCTCAGTGCGACGTTCATGGCCCAGGCCCTTCGCTCGCTGCGCTCCCAAGTCGGCGCGAGCCTCATCATCACCATGGCGCCGCAAACCATCGACATGCAGTCCACCGGCGCCTCGTACTTCCAGCTCGCATTGAACATCAAAGACATCCTCACGGTGGTGCACACGCAATATTACAACTCCGGCTCCATGCTCGGCTGCGACCAATCGGCGGCCTACAGCCAGGGCACCGTGAACTTCCTCACCGCGCTCGCGTGCATCCAGCTCGAAAATGGCCTGCGCCCCGATCAAGTCGCGCTCGGGCTCCCGGCCGGTCCGGGGGCCGCGGGCGGCGGCGTGGTGGCACCTTCGGTGGTCAACAATGGGCTCGATTGCCTGGCGCGCGGGACCAATTGTGGATCTTTCCGTCCCCCGCGCACCTATCCTGGCATTCGAGGTGCGATGACCTGGTCGATCAACTGGGACGTCTCCAACGGCAACAACTTCGCCCGCACGGTTCGCCCCCACCTCGATACGTTGCCGTAA